The following coding sequences lie in one Arachis hypogaea cultivar Tifrunner chromosome 9, arahy.Tifrunner.gnm2.J5K5, whole genome shotgun sequence genomic window:
- the LOC112710900 gene encoding pentatricopeptide repeat-containing protein At1g10270 — MPLYRLLLRSLRRLSTLQDVAVCDSRPFPFTAQSRSFAFSSAEEAAAERRRRKRRLRIEPPLNAIRPPPHQSTASRDPNAPRLPDSTSALVGPRLSLHNRVQSLIRASDLDAASAVARHSVFSVTRPTVFTCNAIIAAMYRAKRYQEAIALFHFFFNQSNIVPNIVSYNNLINTHCDEGNVDVAIQIYRHVIANAPFSPSPVSYRHLTKGLIDAGRIGEAVDLLREMLTKGHGADSLVYNNLISGFLNLGNLDKANELFDELKERCLVYDGVVNATYMEWYFKQGRDKEAMESYKSLLDREFRMTPATCNVLLEVLFKYGKSTEAWALFRQMLDNHTPPNFQAVNSDTFNIMVNECFKLGKFAEALATFKKVGTRANSKPFAMDVAGYNNIIARFCENGMLSEAETLFEELCSKSLSPDVPTHRTLIEAYLKMERIDDALRVFHRMVDAGLRVVASFGNRVFDELIKNGKAIDCAQILSKMGEKDPKPDPTCYEVVIKGLCNNGLLDKSEELLNEVIRYGIGLTSPLQTYLMETFQKAGREDEIPRLLNMNRFGYRPPTPPPRSPPQMAGGHSPPSGPPPRIAGHQPYGTPYGHRQMAGHYPPSSGGQYQPLSGSGATPQISRSTPPSYGAANQMSPHYYTAPGPYLQTTEPHHPSSGAPSHIESHQHQQQVEVMNK; from the coding sequence ATGCCGCTTTACCGACTCCTCCTCCGCTCCCTCCGCCGTTTATCGACGCTCCAAGATGTTGCCGTTTGTGATTCTCGCCCTTTCCCTTTCACTGCACAGAGTCGTTCATTCGCGTTCTCCTCCGCCGAAGAAGCAGCCGCAGAGCGCCGCCGCCGCAAGCGCCGCCTTCGCATCGAGCCTCCCCTGAATGCGAttcgtcctcctcctcatcaATCCACCGCCTCCCGTGACCCCAACGCTCCACGCCTCCCGGATTCCACCTCCGCCCTCGTCGGTCCCCGCCTTAGCCTCCACAACCGCGTCCAGTCTCTAATCCGCGCCAGCGACCTCGACGCCGCCTCCGCCGTGGCCCGCCACTCTGTGTTCTCCGTCACCCGCCCCACCGTCTTCACCTGCAACGCCATCATCGCCGCCATGTACCGCGCCAAGAGGTACCAAGAGGCCATCGCTCTCTTTCACTTTTTCTTCAACCAGTCAAATATTGTTCCCAATATCGTTTCCTATAATAACCTAATCAACACCCACTGTGATGAGGGGAACGTTGACGTGGCGATCCAAATCTATCGCCATGTCATTGCCAATGCCCCTTTCAGCCCTTCCCCTGTGTCCTATCGCCATCTCACTAAGGGTCTCATCGACGCCGGCCGCATTGGCGAGGCCGTCGATCTCTTGCGTGAGATGCTGACTAAAGGCCACGGTGCCGACTCTCTGGTGTACAATAATCTGATTTCTGGTTTCCTTAACTTGGGGAATCTTGACAAGGCCAATGAACTATTTGATGAGTTGAAAGAGAGGTGTTTGGTGTATGATGGGGTTGTCAACGCTACTTACATGGAGTGGTACTTCAAGCAGGGTAGAGATAAGGAGGCGATGGAGTCTTACAAATCCTTATTGGATCGCGAGTTTAGAATGACGCCCGCTACTTGCAATGTCTTGTTGGAGGTCTTGTTCAAGTATGGCAAGAGCACGGAGGCGTGGGCTTTGTTTCGTCAGATGTTGGATAATCATACTCCTCCGAATTTTCAAGCTGTGAACTCGGATACCTTCAATATAATGGTCAACGAGTGTTTTAAGCTGGGGaagtttgcagaagcacttgccACTTTTAAGAAGGTTGGGACCAGGGCAAATTCGAAGCCTTTTGCTATGGACGTTGCAGGATACAATAATATTATTGCTAGGTTTTGTGAGAATGGAATGCTGTCTGAAGCGGAAACACTATTTGAAGAGCTGTGCTCGAAATCTTTGAGCCCTGATGTGCCAACTCATAGGACTTTGATTGAGGCATACTTGAAGATGGAGAGGATTGATGACGCTTTGAGGGTGTTCCATAGAATGGTGGATGCCGGTCTAAGGGTGGTTGCAAGCTTTGGTAATAGGGTGTTTGATGAATTGATTAAGAATGGGAAAGCTATTGACTGTGCTCAAATTTTGAGTAAGATGGGAGAAAAAGATCCCAAACCTGATCCTACTTGCTATGAGGTTGTGATCAAGGGTCTATGCAATAACGGTTTGCTGGATAAAAGCGAAGAGTTGCTTAATGAGGTTATAAGGTATGGCATTGGCCTTACTTCTCCCTTGCAGACATATTTGATGGAGACTTTCCAGAAGGCTGGGAGGGAGGACGAGATTCCGAGACTGCTAAACATGAACAGATTTGGATACCgtccaccaacaccaccaccaagaTCCCCGCCTCAAATGGCAGGAGGGCATAGTCCGCCTTCTGGCCCTCCACCACGAATAGCAGGACATCAACCTTATGGAACACCATACGGACATCGGCAAATGGCGGGGCATTATCCACCTTCTTCAGGAGGACAATATCAGCCTCTGTCAGGGTCAGGAGCAACTCCTCAGATTTCCAGATCCACTCCTCCATCATATGGAGCTGCAAATCAAATGTCGCCCCATTACTATACAGCCCCTGGACCATATTTGCAGACAACTGAACCTCATCATCCATCATCAGGAGCCCCTTCTCACATTGAGTCACATCAACATCAACAGCAAGTAGAAGTCATGAACAAGTAG